From Alloacidobacterium dinghuense:
GATATTTTGGTTTTGCGCAGGTGATGGGACCGGGGTATGAAGTGATGGACCAGGCGATGCACGGCCAGTTTGCCTGGAAGCTTCTGCTGGCGCTTGCACTGCTCAAGATTCTGGCTACGACACTGTCTTTTTCCAGTGGCACCCCGGGAGGAATGTTCGCGCCGACTCTTTTTATCGGTGCAATGCTGGGCGCATCCGTCGGCTCATTCGAAAAGCTGTTCTTCCCGCACCTGACCGGCACGGTCGGCGCGTATGCACTGGTCGGCATGGGCGTTCTTTTCGCCGGATTCTTGCGTGCTCCGTTGACTTCTGTCTTCATGGTGCTTGAGGTCAGCGGCAATTACTCGATTATTGTGCCCGTGATTCTCGCCAACATGATCGCCTATCTCATGTCGCGGGCTTTGCAGCCAGTTCCTATCTTCGAGGTCTTCACACATCAGGACGGTCTTGAACTGCCCTCGATGGAAGAAGCGCGAGAAGAATCAGAGCTGCACCTTGAAGATGCACTGCACCCGGTCAACGTGCCGATTATTAAAGGACACCAAACAATTAGCGATGCGGCGCAGATCGCCTCCGCTGCACAGGCATCTGCCTTCCTGATATCGCTCTGGGATGGCTCATGGTACTCAATGACCACCCAAGATCTCACGTCCGCATGCGCCATGTCGACGTCAGATACGCCGATCGATAGCACCTTACCCGCTGAACGCACGCCAATCCTCTTTCCCGATATGCCGCTCGATAGTACCTTTCATCATTTTCCGCGCTGGCCAGTGCTCCCCGTCTTGAACCGGGCCAGCAAAGGTACGCTGGAGGGCATTGTCACACAGGACGACGTGCTCCACTGCTACCGCCAGCATTAGCGTAATTTGTCGTCCAACTTTTGCAGGTCCAGGTTCATCTGTTTCGATAAGGCTAAAATCGTCGTCGCGATTGAGACACGAAGACAAGTTTCTACGTCTACACATTTGATTCTCTGCAGAAATTCTCTGCCAATTATGGCGAGGTTGCTATTTTGAGCTCCACTGTTCTGGAAGCGCAATCCTCTACGCTCGTTCTCGATGAGCGAATTTCTCATCGTCCGCTCTCGCTGGGCACCCGCGAGATAAGCTATCTGGCGTTTCTCACACCTCTTGTCCTCCTTCTCCACGGATATCATCCATTCGCAGACGATGCAGGCATCTATGTTGCTGGTATCCGGAAAATATTGGACCCAACGCTCTTCAGTGTGGATTCGAGTTTTGTGGTCACGCACACGCGATTCTCGATTTTCTCCCATCTCTTTGCCGAAGTCGTCAGATTCTTCCACGTTCCGCTTAAGGTGGGCCTCTTCGCAGCTTACGCGCTCTCGATTTTTGCCTTCCTGTTGGGATGTTTTCGGCTATCGCAGCGGGCATTCCGCGACGCGCAACTGCAATGGGGAGCGACATTGCTCGCGGCCGCCCTCTTTACGCTTCCTGTAGCCGCCACCGCGCTCTGGATCATGGACCCCTATGTGACGGCGCGCTCCTTCTCAACACCGCTTTCTCTTTTCGCGCTGACGGCCTGCATCGACCGCGACATGAAACGTACAGCTTTGTGGCTGGTGGCAACGGCACTTCTGCATCCTCTCATGGCAGCGTATCTCGCCGGATTTCTCGTGGCCTACGGCCTTGTAAGCAGAAGGTGGTGGCTTGGGCTCGCCGCTGCGTGTCTGGCAAGCTTGGCTGCTTCGGCGGTGATTTACTTCGCAACGCGGCATGCATCCTTGCCCGATGGATACAAAGACGCGGTACTGACCCGGACGTATTTCTTCCTGGCGTTCTGGCATTGGTATGAAGTGCTTGGGCTGGTCATCCCGCTGACGCTCATGCTCATTGCGGCATACAGCACTCGCAATCTCGTGGTCAGGAATTTGTGCCTCTCCTGCATTGCAACTGGCGTCACCGCGTCCGTTATCGTAGCATGCTTCGTTCATCCCAGCGGCAGCTACTTTCTAGCCCGCATACAGCCGCTGCGCACCTTCCAGATCGTTTACATTATTGGAGTTTTGCTGCTTGGCGCGTTTCTTTCTGAACATCTTCGCGGCAAACGCACGGTGTGGGGTGTAGCATTGTTGCTGGTCGTTTCCGTTCTGATGTTTCTCGTGCAGAAGCAGGTGTATATGGCATCTTCCCATGTGGAATGGCCGTTCGCCACGCCGCGCAACCCCTGGCAACAGGCATTTCTCTGGATACGCCAGAACACTCCACAAAACGCTATCTTCGCGCTCGATTCGGATTACACAAGAGTAGATTCGGAAGACACGCAAGGTTTTCGCGCCAGTGCTGTGCGTAGCGCGTTGGTCGACGAGTTAAAGGACGGCGGCGTGGTCGCCATTTTTCCGGAGTTGGCGCCCCGCTGGAAATTGCAGCGTGATCTCGAACTCGGCCTCGACCACATCAGCGATCAGGAAAGAGTCACACGGCTGCGTCCTGCGGGAGTTACCTGGATTCTGCTGAGTGCCGGTGCCAATACCCGGTTCAACTGTCCCTACCGCAACTCTACGGTCATCGTCTGCAGGCTGCCATGATCTAAACACATGCTTGCATCGCAAGGGCACTGCCACTAGTCTCGGTACAGTAACTCATGCTGAGCCTGTATCAGAGACTCATCCTTGGATTTTTGGTGCTCATTGCGCTTGTCGGGGCCTTGGGGATGCTCGTTCGCCACTCGTTTGTGCATCTCTCCGCGCTCGACGCGCAACAGCAGACAGCCGACGCCGCCGTGGGAGCGCTCTCGCAGGTGCAGGCATCCATTGCCCGTGAGCAGGTGCTTGCCGCGCACATGGCATCGGCTTCTGATCGGAATCTCTATACTCAGCTTCTTGCGCAAGGCAGCGCAACGGATCAGAACATCACCGCTGCAACCCCGGCCATTGCCGCCGATCAGCAGGTTCTGTCATTGCAGGAGCTGCAGCGGAAGCATGCGCAATTGATGGCTCAGCTCAAGTCCGCAGGACCGGAAACGTGGCAACGCCTGGCAAGCGACACACTACGCCCGCAACTGGATGAGATCGACCAATCCATTTCAGACGACCTGAGGACTCTCTTCAGCAGCCGGACCATCCTCATGGCAACGCTCGATCATCAGCGCTTTCTGCTGCGAGCCCGTCTCATTGCAACCTCTGGAACGAGCCTTATCGCAGCCATTGCCATCGCCGTCGTCTCGCTCCTCTTCGTCATTTTGCCCATCCGTCGCACCGCGAAGACCGCACGATTGATCGGCCAGGGCGATCTGCACCAACGAATTGAGTGGCGCAACCGCGACGATCTGGGCGACATCGCTACAGAAATCAATCGAATGGCTATCCGCCTCCGCGATCTGCGCGAAACGGAGTCGGGCCGGCGGCAGATGGAACAGCAACTGAGCGATGCCGTCGTGCAATCGATCTTTGAGCCGGTGATCGTAACGGACGCCAAAGGTCACGTGCTCAAGCTGAATCAGGCATCAACGGAGCTGCTGGGCGAGGCTGCTTCAGACAGGATGGCCCTTACGAACACGCCGGGCGGAGAAAAGATTCTCAACGCCATCCGCAATGCGGTTTCTATGCAGCGCGCGATGACAGGCGAGGGTGAAGCGACCCTGCTGCCGATGCGCATCGGCAGCGCACAGCGTAGCTATCGCCTGCGCACCTCTCCCATGCGTGACGGAGATGGCAAGCTCCTGGGCGCGGTTACTGTGCTTGAAGACGTCACTGAAATGCAGGACATCGACCGCTTCAAGACCCGCTTTCTTACTGTTGCTTCAGAAAAACTGCGCGATCCGCTGCAACGCCTGCGCCTGGCGATATACACGCTCACAAGGGGACATGCCGGCGAATTACGGCCTCTGCAAACTGAACTTCTCGCAGGCGCCAGCGATGAAGCTGAAAAACTCGATGACCTGATGGCTGACCTGATCGAAGTGGCTGAACTCGATACCGGCCGACGCCAGATGAAGCTCGAACGCCTGCGCCCTATCGACATTCTGGACGATACCTATCATCGATTCCGCGAGCAGGCGCGCGAGAAGAATGTAGAGATTACTGTCAACGCATTCTCTGATCTGTCACACGTTCATGCCGATCGCCGGGCATTGCGCAGCATCATGGACAATCTCCTCTCAAATGCGATGCGCTACACGCCAACAGGCGGGCAGATTCGTCTCGTAGCATCGGAGTTCAAGGATGGAATCCAGTTCATGGTGCAGGACAGCGGACGCGGCATCGAGGCCGAACGCCTGTCGACCATCTTCGGGCGCTTCACCGACAGCTCTGGCACTGGTACAGGCCTTGGTCTCGCGCTGGTGCGCCGGCTGGTTGAAACTCTGGGCGGCCAGGTCTCCGTCGAGAGTCGGCTCGGTCAGGGAACAACCTTCAGCTTTACCTTGCCCATGGCCACAGCTGTGCCTTCGCGCCATCAAGTGGAGATCGGCTGATGTCCGCGCAGATTAATCTAAGCAGCGACTCCCAGGACACTTCCCTAGAACCTGCCAAGCTGCGCATCTACCTCGGCGCTGCGCCGGGCGTGGGCAAAACCTATCGCATGCTGGAAGACGCGCACATGCTGCGTCACCAGGGCATCGACATTGTCATCGGATTGATCGAAACGCACGGGCGCAAAGAGACGGCCGATCTCATTCGCGACCTCGAAATCATCCCGCAAAAGGAGATCGTCTATCGCTCCGTGACGTTGCGTGAGCTGGACATCGATGCCATCCTGGCGCGGCATCCGCATACCTGCATCGTTGACGAACTGGCGCACACCAACGTTCCCGGATCGCGCAATCGCAAGCGCTACGAAGATGTGCAGGAGCTTCTCGATGCAGGCATCAACGTGATGACCGCGTTCAATGTCCAGCATTTGGAGACTCTAAACGATGCCGTTTCACGTTCTGCCAGCACGCAGATTCGCGAGACAATTCCCGATAGCTTCCTGAAGCGCGCCGACGAAGTTGTAACTGTCGACGTTACAATTGACGAGCTGCGCACCCGACTGCGCGAAGGCAAAATCTACTCCGCGGAAAAGGTCGAGCAGGCATTAGCAAATTTTTTCCGCAAGGGAAACCTGAACATGTTGCGCGAGCTTGCTCTGCGCACAACCGCCGAACAGGTGAGCACGGCCGCCTCCGAATATCGACGCACGCAAGGCTTGGAACAGGCCCCAATTCCCGAAAAAGTGATGGTCTGCGTCTCCCGCCGCCCAGGCACGGAGCGGCTGATCCGAACAGGCGCTCGCATCGCAGGCCGGCTGGCCACGAACTGGTACGCCGTTTACGTGGAGAATCCCGATAAGGACCTGCGGAACAACGACCCCACGGCTGTGCAACGCCTTGAGGAATATGAGCGCATGGCGCGCGATCTGGGCGCTAAGGTCGTAGTCCTCAAAGATAAGAATGTCGCCGATGCGCTCATCGCCTTCAGCAAGAAAGAGAACATCTCGCACGTGGTCTTCGGTCAATCCGCACGATCGCGCTTCGATATTCTGCTGCGCGGCTCGATTATCAACCGCTTCCTCGCTGAGGTCCGCGACACCACCGTCCAGGTCGTGCCTATGAGCAGGGAAAAACGCTGAACCTACATCAGCTGTTTGACCCTTTTCACCCACCCCTATGTTTTTGTAAATTCCTCTTTTCTATGGTATTTACGGTGCTTCATCTTTGCTGCCCTTCTGCAACTGGATTTCTTCCCTGGCCTAAGAGGACCCCTATGTCTTTTGCAAATTACTCATTTCAGAGTAGTTATGACTTTTTTTCTGGTAAATTATTCATTCTGCAAGGTTTGTGCGCATTTCCTCAGCAGCGCTGTCTGAAAAGCAAAACGCCCGTAGGTCACGGGCGTTTGCTTCAGGAAGAGCTTTACTCACTTTTATGGTAACAGGCGTGTCAAGGGCGGATAATCAGGAGGCTGTCGAAGGAATAGCGGGGTTCTGAGTTGACATTTCTTCCGGGGTCTCTTGCTCCTTCGCACTGCGCTCGTGGTTGAGAATCAGGAGGCGGGCCAGAATCTCCTGCTTTGTGAGATCAGCCGACCAGCCGTAGGCGGCAAAGACTGCTTCGTCGAGCCTGCGATGGGCATTGGCCAGCCACTCCGGACGCTGGTTGTAGAGATTAGTCAGGGTGCGCTTTCGTAGCTCGTCCTCACTCACCCCCGACGGATTCAGCCACGCATCGCGCAAACGGACAAGTTCCCGGGCCGTGTCAGCGATAGCCTTAACACGGGTATCTTTCTTTTCTGAGGGCTCGGTTCCGGGCGGCCATGGAAAGGAAAAGGTTTCGAAGGTTGATGATGGCGTGTATCGAAAACCGCTCTCTGCCTCGCGGACTTGGGTGCCTTTTGCCCGGGACCAAATCTCGTGGGTCGATGACTGTAGCACACCGAGGAAGTAGTCATCTTCCCGTGCGAACACGATGATTGCATGATCGACCAGGATGTCTGGAGTCAGCCACACGAACACACGATGTTTTGAAGTCGCGGCGGTCGCAATATAACGGCGCTGGGTCTTTAGAATTGCGCGATATTTTGGTGATGGCCTCGCGTGAAGCCACCAATGCGTTCTCTGACGTCGCTCCCTTCTTTTCTCGCGCTCCGTCTTCACAACACATTTCACGTACTCAAACGGGGCCTCATAGAGCGAGGCCTCAGTTTCGCTCATGTTCTCACCGAAATCGATCACCCAACGAGTTGTTCCATCGAGCAGTTGTCCGCCGTTGAAGCTCCTCAAAACGACTTTCCGATAGTCACGTCCGAACGGACTCACCGACACAAGTAGCTTATTTGCAATATCAGCAGTAATGTTGAACGAGCCTTTCGACTGAGAACCGTACGCCCAAAGCTTTGCATTTTCCGGAAGGCTAACTGTGGCAGTGGTGTCCGCGTCTGCAGTAAGGTTGGAATTGATTCGAACAACCAATTGCCCGTCGAGTGTACGTTGTGTTTCGCTACCATCGTCGAATGCAATGAAAGAGAAGTGTACGATCGCACCGTCCAAACGCCACTCCCGATCACTCCAAGCCATAAATATCGCGCCGGTTTCTTCGATCTTCTGAATTACGCGTCTATTTACGCCACCTCTAATGCTCTGTGTTGCCAATAAGCCAACCCGTTTTGTGCAGCCTCGTTCGAGCTCTGTTCGTGCCCTTTCGAACCAATAGCAGACAAGATCTGAAAAGCCGGATAACCGATCCTTGTAGACCTTAAAAAGGTCAGTTACATATTGATCGCCCAGCTCCTGCCGAACTTTATTGCCGCCCAGATAAGGTGGGTTTCCGATTATGTAGTCGGCTCGTGGCCATTCCGCTTCATAGGGCTTGCTTTCGGCATCGTATCGGAGGATGGCGTCGCCGTGCTCGATATTCGAGAGCTTCTCCAGGATAGGCTCGCGGTCTTCCAAGACGCCGTGCTCGTGCTTCCATTGCAGGAATCCAATCCAGACCACGATGGAGGCAAGCTCATGTGCATAGAACTCCGTTTCAATGCCGAAGAGCTGGCTCGGCGACACCATTCTGGGAACGACCAGCGAAATACCCTGCTCGGCGGCAAAACGTGTTGCTTCCAGCCAGAGGTCAAGCATGCGGCGCAGGGCGACATAGAGAAAGTTTCCGGAGCCGCAGGCGGGATCGAGCACGCTTACGCTGGTAAGCTCCTCGATCCACGCGCCAAGAATCTTCTCCGACTGGCGGTCCGCGCGCAGGCGCGCCTGGCGGCTATTCCGTGCAGCTTCTTCCGCGCGCTCCACTTCCAGAGCTTCCAAAACTCTTTGGCGCACCTCCGCCCATTTCTGTTTGAGCGGATGCATCAACACAGGCTCAATCAGCAGCAGGATGTCTTCTTCGCTGGTGTAGTGTGCTCCGATCAGCGAGCGACGCGCGGGATCAAGTGACCGCTCAAACAGAGTGCCGAAAATCGCAGGAGCGACGTGTGACCAGTCGTAATTTTTCGAGATCTCATAGAGGATGCCGAGGTCGGCGCGATCGAGCTCAATGATCGAAGCGCTGTCGAAGAGGCCGCCGTTAAACCACTTGATGGTGTGCTCGCCAAAGATGCCGTCACGCTCGCTCATTGCCTCAAAGAGGAGCCGGAGCTTGCGCAGGAATCGCTTTGGGGTAAAGCGGTCTTCGCTCTGGAGGAGATTGCGAAAGACGCGGTTGGGCAGCAGACCGATGGAATCGGCGAAGAGGCAGAAGAGCAGGCGCATGAGGAAGTGCGCGATTTCTGCGCGCGTGGCTCCGAGGCTGCGGTCTTCGATTTCAAGCCGTTCAGCGAGGCGGCTGAAGAGGCGGGCAGCGTCCTGCGTGACCTGCGCGTCAGTTCGTTCGGGGCGCAGAATGCTGTAGTCGCCGAAGAGAGCACGCAGCACATCGATGGGCGGAAGAGGGCAGGTTGCGGTGACCTGATTGCGGTTGAGGTCTTCAAGATTGAAGGCGTAGATGCGCTTGGAGGTTGCGGTGAAGTTGGTGTGGACTTCAAAACGGTCAAGGTCGCAGACGACCAGCAGGGGAGGATTGCCGAGGTCCTCACGGTAGTCGTTAAGCTGCTCGTAGGCCTTTTTGAGATCTTTGTGCTTGCCCTTGTATTCCCAGGCGAAGTGGTCGCGCATCCAGACGTCGGCGTATCCTTTGCCGCCGCGTGTTCTGCTTACAGGCTTTTCAAAGGCATAACGTTCGCCAGCCGAATCACTTGCAGCAGGATGCTTTTCACCCAGCATGTCGCACAAATCAATAAAGTGTGATTGTGCTCCGCTGCGTTCGGATTGAGAGTTAATTTTCCAACGGTAGACAAATTCAGCGACAGATAACGGCATGGACATAGGGAGTTTACATGGAAGCCGGCTTAAGCTGAAACCAGAAATGCTCGGCCTCGCTGATCAGTTGTCGTAACAAAACGGCTCGGGACAAGGAAATTTCGTTATCGGCAGCGGCGCTGCTGTTCCTTTTGGTACAGGCTGTCTACAAATAGCGGCTCGACAGTTCGCCACGAGCACCCCGGGCCATCCGATCATCGAAACCAAGGCCCTGCCCGGTGTCAAAAGCTCTGGTGAGCGCTGGAAACTTGATGTTGTAGTCGCAACACGGACTTCGGCTGTATACATTAGCTATGATCTTCCTGCGCCACATCGTGATGCTCCCTCGCAGCCGCAAGCCTGGCCGGTATCCACAGTCCCGATGGGCAAATCGCGCCTTTGGGACGATTCGAGCATTCCTCGCGTTGGTGATGCTGTTGTCGCTGATGCATCCATCGCGCGCCTTCGCAGCAAGTTCCGACCTGGAGACGGTGCTGGCGGGCTCGCGCCAGCGGATTGAGAAATTGGATTACCGCGCAACCGGCCGCCTCACAAAGGTTGACGGCGATGGCAAGCGCACGAACTATAAATTTGTCGGCAAGGCGCACTGGTTTCCCGATGGTCTGCTCCTGCTCTGTGAGATCTCCGGGCCTGCTGCCTCAGACAAAACCACACTCCTGCTACACATGAACGCAAGCGGGCACGTGACCATCGAAGCAATGCTTCCTGGAGCGAAGACCGTTAGCTCGTTGCCATTCGAACATTGGAATGACCCGCTCTTAGGAACGGACTTCTCCTATGAAGACATGGTAGAGAGCCAGTTCTTCTGGAAGAATCAGCAACTCCTGCCGCCGGCGAAATACGGTGCACGCGACTGCTTCGTCCTTAAGAGCACGTCAGGCTCTCAGGACCGGAGTCACTATGACTCCGTAACGTCCTGGATCGACCGCAGCATTTTGTTCCCAGTGCATGTCGTCAAGACGCTTCACGGGACGGGCCAACAGAAGGAATTCATTTATTACGGGCTGCGGCAGATCCGTGGGGATTGGTCCGCGTCGCAAGTAGAAGCAAAGATGCAAGGCAAGCCCGGCTCCTCGATGCTTGTCATCGAAGGGGGCTCAGGAAAGGCAAATCTTGGACGCAAAGACTTTGACCTCGGCCAGTCCGGTGCTCAGGCAAAATAAATCGGGTCGCCGAATCAAATTCTTGCGCAGCTCTGTGCTGTTATGGAATAACCTGCTTTTCACACGTTACCGGGACTCCATGTAAGCCAAGGGGCCACCAATTCCAGTCACCAGCAAGTTGCAAGAGTGCTGGCCCGACAATCATCCGCACCACGGTAGCATCAATAAGCACCGCCACAGCGAGCGTAAAGCCCAGCATTTGGACGACGAGAAAGCTGCCCAGGGTGAACGCTGTAAAGACGGCAATCATAATTGCCGCAGCGCTTGTAATGAGCCCGGCCGTCCGTGCCAGGCCTTCGATCACGGCTGAACTCTCGGATAGGCCGCGCCGCCGCTCTTCGAGGACTCGGGCGACGAGGAAGACCTCGTAGTCCATGCTCAACCCAAAAACGATGGCAAACGAGAGAATCAGCACAATCGGGAACACAGCACCGGTTGGTTGGTCGAGCCCAAAGAGTTTGCTCCCGTAGCCTTCCTGAAAAACAAGAACCAACGCGCCGAATGCCGCGCCAACAGAGAGCAGATTGAGCAAAATTGCCTTAACCGCCGCAAATAAAGAACGTAATCCGATCAGGAGCGCCAGCAAGCTCCCCAACACAACCCCAAGGATCACCTTCGGCATGCGTTCCTTCACTACCGCGTCATAATCTGCATTAAGAGCGGGAATACCCCCAACGCGCAGCACGGTTCCCGGCACGCCGGTGATCGCGGCGACATCGGAGGAGCGCACCTCTCGCACCCATTGGATCTGATCGTTGGGCGAAAGATTGGCTTTCGGCATTAACTCAATCAAGGTAGCCTGGCCATCGGTGCTCAGAAAACTCTTGCGGAGTGCCTCGGGCACATCGGTCACAGCATCCGCAGTGTCGGACATTCCGGTGAGGGTCGGAAGAGATAAAACCTCTTCCGCTCTGGGATCGCTCTGAAAGCTCTTTGTCAAGCGACTGACGGCAAGCCAGCCTGCTTGCGAGAGCGGCTGAGACTGCGTCGGCAACTCCAGAACCACCCGGAGAGACTCGACTATACCCGATCGTCCCATGCCTCGAAGCGTGTGCAAGGCTTTTACCGAATCGGCTGCGGCTGGGAGCGAACCATGCTCAGGAAGCCCGGGGGAGATTCTCCGTGCCTGGAATGCAAGAATCAGTAGCGGAATCCCGGCGATAAGCAGCGCTGTCCAGGGCCGGCGGGTGACGATGCCACCCCACCGCGCCCAACGCTCGCTCGCCGCGCATAGACTGTCCGCCGTTTTGAATCGCTTGACTGGAAGAGGCACTCTGGCGGCATTGATGCGATGCCCAAGCAGACCCAGCACCCAGGGCAGAATGAATGTGCACAGCATGACGCTCCAAACGGTTACCAGCAGGCCAGCTATCCCGATAGAGCGCAGTTCGCTGATCGGCACAGTCAGCAGCGCTGAAAATCCGATGGCAACCGTCGTTGCTGAGATGATCAGCGTCCGGCCTGCCTGCACGGCAGCAATATCGGCAGCGCAGCCAGGAGGATACCCCTCGGCCAATGCTTCGCGAAACCGGCTCACCATCAGCAATCCATAATCGATGCCCAGGCCAAGGCCGAGCATTGTCGCCAGATTCTGCACCAGAATCGACAGATGCAGATAATGCGCGAGGAGCGCAGCCGCCCCCAGTGCCATCGAGATGGATAGCATTCCAATTCCCAGCGGCAATAGCGCTGCTACAAGACTGCCGAAAGCCAGCAACAACAGAAGCAGAGTTACCGGCATCGCTCGTTCCTCGGCATGGTTCACATCATCTGCGCTCACCTTGCGAAGATCGAAGTTCAGTGGCGTTTCACCAGTAATCTCCAGCTTGATATTGGGGTATTGCGACCTGAGCTGACCTTCCATCCAGTCCGCTTTTGCCCTCAACTTGGGAACCAACGCCTCGACGCTTTCATCGTGCGGGTCCAAACCGACGATGATCAAGGCCCCGCCATTGGTCCCAGTGAATAGCGGATCTGGCCAATCGACACTCGAGATCGCACCCGACACTCCTGGCACGCTGCGCAATGAACTGGTTAAAAAGCTCAATGCATCTGCGCCCTGTGCCGAATCCGGTTCGGGAATACCGCTGATTACCAGAACCAGGCGATGGGCATACGGAGACTGAAAACGCTGCGCCAGTTCCTGGTCAACTTTTTCGGATTCTGCGCCTTTGATGTGAACGGCTGTCTCCAGGCGACGTTCGATCTTGTAAGAAAAGGGCGACAGGGCAAGCGCCATGACGAATCCCGAAATCGCCAACCAGAATCGACGGCGGGAGGCGCCACGGTTAGTCTTCGAGTTTGGCACTACCATCGAAGATCCATTGGGCGTCATATGCGTCCGGCTTCTGTTCTCGAAGGCACAAGCGAGAACCCAACTAGAATCCACGGCAGAAAATCGAAACCCATCCACTTTCTCATCGCAAAC
This genomic window contains:
- a CDS encoding outer membrane lipoprotein-sorting protein, giving the protein MIFLRHIVMLPRSRKPGRYPQSRWANRAFGTIRAFLALVMLLSLMHPSRAFAASSDLETVLAGSRQRIEKLDYRATGRLTKVDGDGKRTNYKFVGKAHWFPDGLLLLCEISGPAASDKTTLLLHMNASGHVTIEAMLPGAKTVSSLPFEHWNDPLLGTDFSYEDMVESQFFWKNQQLLPPAKYGARDCFVLKSTSGSQDRSHYDSVTSWIDRSILFPVHVVKTLHGTGQQKEFIYYGLRQIRGDWSASQVEAKMQGKPGSSMLVIEGGSGKANLGRKDFDLGQSGAQAK
- a CDS encoding sensor histidine kinase yields the protein MLSLYQRLILGFLVLIALVGALGMLVRHSFVHLSALDAQQQTADAAVGALSQVQASIAREQVLAAHMASASDRNLYTQLLAQGSATDQNITAATPAIAADQQVLSLQELQRKHAQLMAQLKSAGPETWQRLASDTLRPQLDEIDQSISDDLRTLFSSRTILMATLDHQRFLLRARLIATSGTSLIAAIAIAVVSLLFVILPIRRTAKTARLIGQGDLHQRIEWRNRDDLGDIATEINRMAIRLRDLRETESGRRQMEQQLSDAVVQSIFEPVIVTDAKGHVLKLNQASTELLGEAASDRMALTNTPGGEKILNAIRNAVSMQRAMTGEGEATLLPMRIGSAQRSYRLRTSPMRDGDGKLLGAVTVLEDVTEMQDIDRFKTRFLTVASEKLRDPLQRLRLAIYTLTRGHAGELRPLQTELLAGASDEAEKLDDLMADLIEVAELDTGRRQMKLERLRPIDILDDTYHRFREQAREKNVEITVNAFSDLSHVHADRRALRSIMDNLLSNAMRYTPTGGQIRLVASEFKDGIQFMVQDSGRGIEAERLSTIFGRFTDSSGTGTGLGLALVRRLVETLGGQVSVESRLGQGTTFSFTLPMATAVPSRHQVEIG
- a CDS encoding class I SAM-dependent DNA methyltransferase; protein product: MPLSVAEFVYRWKINSQSERSGAQSHFIDLCDMLGEKHPAASDSAGERYAFEKPVSRTRGGKGYADVWMRDHFAWEYKGKHKDLKKAYEQLNDYREDLGNPPLLVVCDLDRFEVHTNFTATSKRIYAFNLEDLNRNQVTATCPLPPIDVLRALFGDYSILRPERTDAQVTQDAARLFSRLAERLEIEDRSLGATRAEIAHFLMRLLFCLFADSIGLLPNRVFRNLLQSEDRFTPKRFLRKLRLLFEAMSERDGIFGEHTIKWFNGGLFDSASIIELDRADLGILYEISKNYDWSHVAPAIFGTLFERSLDPARRSLIGAHYTSEEDILLLIEPVLMHPLKQKWAEVRQRVLEALEVERAEEAARNSRQARLRADRQSEKILGAWIEELTSVSVLDPACGSGNFLYVALRRMLDLWLEATRFAAEQGISLVVPRMVSPSQLFGIETEFYAHELASIVVWIGFLQWKHEHGVLEDREPILEKLSNIEHGDAILRYDAESKPYEAEWPRADYIIGNPPYLGGNKVRQELGDQYVTDLFKVYKDRLSGFSDLVCYWFERARTELERGCTKRVGLLATQSIRGGVNRRVIQKIEETGAIFMAWSDREWRLDGAIVHFSFIAFDDGSETQRTLDGQLVVRINSNLTADADTTATVSLPENAKLWAYGSQSKGSFNITADIANKLLVSVSPFGRDYRKVVLRSFNGGQLLDGTTRWVIDFGENMSETEASLYEAPFEYVKCVVKTEREKRRERRQRTHWWLHARPSPKYRAILKTQRRYIATAATSKHRVFVWLTPDILVDHAIIVFAREDDYFLGVLQSSTHEIWSRAKGTQVREAESGFRYTPSSTFETFSFPWPPGTEPSEKKDTRVKAIADTARELVRLRDAWLNPSGVSEDELRKRTLTNLYNQRPEWLANAHRRLDEAVFAAYGWSADLTKQEILARLLILNHERSAKEQETPEEMSTQNPAIPSTAS
- a CDS encoding universal stress protein, which codes for MSAQINLSSDSQDTSLEPAKLRIYLGAAPGVGKTYRMLEDAHMLRHQGIDIVIGLIETHGRKETADLIRDLEIIPQKEIVYRSVTLRELDIDAILARHPHTCIVDELAHTNVPGSRNRKRYEDVQELLDAGINVMTAFNVQHLETLNDAVSRSASTQIRETIPDSFLKRADEVVTVDVTIDELRTRLREGKIYSAEKVEQALANFFRKGNLNMLRELALRTTAEQVSTAASEYRRTQGLEQAPIPEKVMVCVSRRPGTERLIRTGARIAGRLATNWYAVYVENPDKDLRNNDPTAVQRLEEYERMARDLGAKVVVLKDKNVADALIAFSKKENISHVVFGQSARSRFDILLRGSIINRFLAEVRDTTVQVVPMSREKR
- a CDS encoding MMPL family transporter; translated protein: MALALSPFSYKIERRLETAVHIKGAESEKVDQELAQRFQSPYAHRLVLVISGIPEPDSAQGADALSFLTSSLRSVPGVSGAISSVDWPDPLFTGTNGGALIIVGLDPHDESVEALVPKLRAKADWMEGQLRSQYPNIKLEITGETPLNFDLRKVSADDVNHAEERAMPVTLLLLLLAFGSLVAALLPLGIGMLSISMALGAAALLAHYLHLSILVQNLATMLGLGLGIDYGLLMVSRFREALAEGYPPGCAADIAAVQAGRTLIISATTVAIGFSALLTVPISELRSIGIAGLLVTVWSVMLCTFILPWVLGLLGHRINAARVPLPVKRFKTADSLCAASERWARWGGIVTRRPWTALLIAGIPLLILAFQARRISPGLPEHGSLPAAADSVKALHTLRGMGRSGIVESLRVVLELPTQSQPLSQAGWLAVSRLTKSFQSDPRAEEVLSLPTLTGMSDTADAVTDVPEALRKSFLSTDGQATLIELMPKANLSPNDQIQWVREVRSSDVAAITGVPGTVLRVGGIPALNADYDAVVKERMPKVILGVVLGSLLALLIGLRSLFAAVKAILLNLLSVGAAFGALVLVFQEGYGSKLFGLDQPTGAVFPIVLILSFAIVFGLSMDYEVFLVARVLEERRRGLSESSAVIEGLARTAGLITSAAAIMIAVFTAFTLGSFLVVQMLGFTLAVAVLIDATVVRMIVGPALLQLAGDWNWWPLGLHGVPVTCEKQVIP